Proteins found in one Triticum aestivum cultivar Chinese Spring chromosome 4D, IWGSC CS RefSeq v2.1, whole genome shotgun sequence genomic segment:
- the LOC123095858 gene encoding uncharacterized protein encodes MSLLSSPTPFGAATAARHRLPLLGRRAALHVALARRAGVSSRTQRRLEERGGKKRRGGVETPDADEDTGPAWEGVEWEGEPLGFEVSTEPMPYLPDPEKPDFWEGPNMEVLGFFVQYMWAFGVFFSLVACGVAVATYNDGASDFRDTPAFKESTQVQEFPEESESSGADVFEGNPTEVAPALE; translated from the exons ATGTCTCTCCTCAGCTCCCCCACGCCGTTCGGCGCGGCCACCGCCGCCCGCCATCGCCTCCCACTCCTGGGCCGCCGCGCCGCGCTGCATGTGGCGCTCGCGCGCCGGGCCGGCGTCTCGTCCCGCACGCAGCGGCGCCTCGAGGAGCGCGGCGGCAAGAAGCGCCGCGGCGGCGTCGAGACCCCCGACGCGGACGAGGACACCGGCCCGGCGTGGGAGGGCGTGGAGTGGGAGGGGGAGCCGCTGGGGTTCGAGGTGTCGACGGAGCCCATGCCGTACCTGCCGGACCCGGAGAAGCCCGACTTCTGGGAGGGGCCCAACATGGAGGTCCTCGGCTTCTTCGTGCAGTACATGTGGGCCTTCGGCGTCTTCTTCTCC TTGGTTGCTTGCGGCGTTGCCGTGGCTACATATAACGATGGGGCATCAGACTTCAGAGACACTCCTGCTTTTAAGGAATCAACCCAAGTCCAGGAGTTCCCCGAAGAGTCAGAATCATCTGGCGCCGATGTGTTTGAAGGTAATCCAACTGAGGTAGCACCAGCTCTTGAGTAG
- the LOC123099476 gene encoding ACD11 homolog protein, protein MMAFRGQRPAQSEEMCDAAAAVVAARQGMEQPLTAVAEAFEELARGMEADGGELRLAPFGDTCALVSVLFSSLGIAFKFAESEYVTKVNDLIGASKEYATLNDILDKDVENDSVKKQGSHSRNLRRVRLGLGLIKALFEQFLATEGGSLYDAATTAYGQVCAPFHSWAIRKAVGAGMYTLPSREQLIMRLNETDCSVQKEMRRYIDASSPIIEYIDNLFLSRNIVLDW, encoded by the exons ATGATGGCGTTCAGGGGGCAGAGGCCGGCGCAGTCCGAGGAGATGTGCGACGCGGCGGCGGCCGTGGTGGCGGCGCGGCAGGGCATGGAGCAGCCGCTCACGGCCGTGGCCGAGGCGTTCGAGGAGCTGGCGCGCGGGATGGAggccgacggcggcgagctccgcctCGCCCCCTTCGGCGACACCTGCGCCCTCGTCTCCGTCCTCTTCAGCTCCCTCGGCATCGCCTTCAAGTTCGCCGAGAGCGAGTACGTCACCAAG GTGAACGACCTCATCGGGGCATCAAAGGAGTACGCGACGCTGAACGACATCCTGGACAAGGACGTCGAGAACGACTCCGTCAAGAAGCAGGGCAGCCATTCCCGGAACCTGCGCCgggtccggctcggcctcggcctCATCAAGGCCCTCTTCGAGCAGTTCCTCGCAACCGA GGGCGGCTCGTTGTATGATGCTGCGACGACGGCCTATGGCCAGGTTTGCGCCCCGTTTCATAGCTGGGCGATCCGAAAGGCGGTTGGCGCCGGGATGTACACTCTCCCCAGCAGAGAGCAGTTGATAATGAGGCTGAACGAAACTG ATTGCTCTGTGCAGAAGGAGATGCGGAGATACATTGATGCATCTAGTCCCATTATAGAATACATCGATAACCTGTTCCTCTCTAGGAACATTGTCCTAGATTGGTGA